A portion of the Clostridiales bacterium genome contains these proteins:
- a CDS encoding response regulator, protein MYKILIIDDEPRHRKGLANLISKLRPSYEVYQFKNGGEAFDFIKETNVDIIITDIRMPVMDGLEFIKCTKERQKNVKIIILSGYANFEYAQKAIELGAFDYILKPVDEDKINNLLIKVEKSIKDEQLNIKEKKLLMENLNNTLPVYVEWMLNKWINGTATESELSEVKSYITDSKEGMVIITETSRHHKSFNDYSIEEIGEISKNIKLWINEKLGSFGSTVSFYLRNFEDTLVSIVVKNREPLDRISFEGLKDIIGEIKKDYGIDIAIGMSNISGDILHEAQKCFNEARSSVYMSFYMGPGKVIRYSKSSCTEDLQPVVDQKSEEMLTNTIHNFSYERFIDILNDIISKMLVSGYPYPDKFKEAFKIVFINIIKQIGNALTEKQYNSIILMITNRIDSCEDMQDFKQISVDIIKQIVNIYGNLKNNKNDALIEKCLDYINNHYMEDLSLESISKKFSFNPSYFSTLFKEATGVNFIKYLLKIRIKNACELLQKTDKKIYEIALSVGYRDVKYFNRVFKAEKKMSPEVYRQLNNDFNL, encoded by the coding sequence ATGTATAAAATATTGATAATAGACGACGAACCAAGACATCGGAAAGGACTGGCTAATTTAATCTCCAAATTGAGACCGAGTTATGAAGTGTATCAGTTTAAAAATGGCGGGGAAGCTTTTGACTTCATAAAAGAAACTAATGTAGATATTATTATAACAGATATAAGAATGCCCGTTATGGATGGACTTGAATTTATCAAATGTACTAAGGAAAGGCAAAAAAATGTTAAAATAATTATACTAAGCGGATATGCCAATTTCGAATATGCACAGAAGGCTATAGAATTAGGAGCTTTTGACTATATTCTAAAACCCGTCGACGAGGACAAGATAAATAATCTATTGATAAAAGTTGAAAAAAGCATTAAAGATGAGCAGCTTAATATAAAAGAAAAAAAACTGCTCATGGAAAATCTGAATAATACATTGCCTGTTTATGTTGAATGGATGTTAAATAAATGGATAAACGGCACCGCTACAGAATCCGAATTATCAGAAGTCAAGTCTTACATAACTGATTCAAAAGAAGGAATGGTAATAATAACCGAAACATCGAGGCATCATAAAAGTTTTAACGATTACAGCATTGAAGAAATAGGAGAGATATCGAAAAATATAAAATTATGGATAAATGAGAAACTGGGGTCTTTTGGCTCCACAGTATCCTTCTATTTGCGAAATTTTGAAGATACCCTTGTTTCCATAGTGGTCAAAAATAGAGAGCCCCTTGATAGAATAAGTTTTGAGGGGTTAAAAGATATTATTGGTGAGATAAAGAAGGATTATGGAATCGATATCGCAATAGGTATGAGCAACATATCAGGCGATATACTGCATGAAGCGCAGAAATGCTTTAATGAAGCCCGTTCATCCGTGTATATGAGTTTTTATATGGGACCGGGAAAAGTTATACGATATTCCAAGTCAAGTTGTACGGAGGATCTTCAGCCTGTTGTCGATCAAAAGAGCGAGGAAATGCTGACAAATACCATCCATAATTTTTCTTATGAACGTTTTATTGATATTTTAAATGATATTATATCTAAAATGTTGGTTAGCGGTTATCCATATCCTGATAAATTTAAAGAGGCATTTAAGATAGTATTTATCAATATAATCAAGCAGATTGGGAACGCTCTTACGGAAAAGCAATATAATAGCATAATACTTATGATAACCAATCGAATAGATTCCTGCGAAGATATGCAGGATTTCAAACAAATATCAGTCGATATAATAAAACAAATCGTAAATATATATGGCAACTTAAAAAATAACAAAAATGATGCCTTGATAGAAAAATGCCTTGATTATATAAATAATCATTATATGGAAGACCTGTCATTAGAGAGTATATCGAAGAAGTTTTCATTTAATCCGAGTTATTTCAGTACTTTGTTTAAGGAAGCGACAGGGGTTAATTTTATAAAATACCTGCTGAAGATAAGGATCAAGAATGCCTGTGAGCTTCTGCAGAAGACCGATAAGAAAATATACGAAATAGCTTTATCGGTAGGGTACAGGGATGTCAAGTATTTTAACAGGGTTTTCAAAGCAGAGAAAAAGATGTCACCGGAAGTATACAGGCAGTTAAATAACGACTTTAACTTGTAG
- a CDS encoding sugar ABC transporter substrate-binding protein → MLTKKLTACIVAGAMLVSSIGLAGCSKTNSGSGKGSANGVVNLTYTTWGSTNERKAQGDAIKEFEAKNPNIKVNFQHIPTDYETKLSTMIAAKTPPDVALLNKQTALTWSEQNKIYNLKPLIDKDTEIKEDDYLHDSFVRGGPDKIVGITPCQEVFAIFYNKDMFKAANVDPLPTKAQDALTWDQFVEVAKKLTLDQNGKNASEAGFDPTKIKQYGVFFETWAWQTFLVLNDAKLLTDDYSKLNLSDPAVAETLQKFADLINVYHVCPSPAQAKTLPAPAVALQSKKVAMDYDGQWIQLDLGVAKTNFDVGVLPKIKRCTTTLYGEVEAMFQGTKHSEEAFKLLKWMTNPEGVLDLDSSGLWMPSRKAYYTDPELINKWVIKPGHSDGFKDAVMNQALNDSEPDVGYYLKNDNEIMNIMNSALDQLWMGKKTAAQVLKEIEPKAQAAYKGVYVNK, encoded by the coding sequence ATGCTAACTAAAAAATTAACAGCATGTATTGTAGCGGGGGCTATGTTAGTTAGCAGCATAGGACTCGCCGGATGCAGTAAAACCAATTCGGGGTCCGGCAAAGGTTCTGCAAACGGGGTCGTCAATCTTACTTATACGACATGGGGAAGTACAAATGAAAGAAAAGCCCAAGGAGATGCCATAAAGGAATTTGAGGCTAAGAATCCTAATATCAAAGTCAATTTCCAGCACATACCGACTGATTATGAAACCAAATTGTCAACAATGATTGCTGCCAAAACACCTCCGGATGTAGCATTACTAAATAAACAGACAGCTTTAACCTGGAGTGAACAGAATAAAATATACAATTTAAAACCTTTAATAGATAAGGATACTGAAATCAAGGAAGACGATTATCTACATGATTCATTTGTACGCGGAGGCCCTGACAAGATAGTGGGAATTACACCATGCCAGGAAGTATTTGCTATATTCTACAATAAGGATATGTTCAAGGCAGCCAATGTAGATCCTCTTCCGACTAAAGCGCAAGATGCTCTTACATGGGATCAGTTTGTCGAAGTAGCAAAAAAACTTACTCTAGATCAGAACGGCAAGAATGCATCGGAGGCTGGTTTTGACCCGACTAAAATAAAGCAGTATGGAGTTTTTTTCGAGACGTGGGCATGGCAAACTTTCCTTGTATTGAATGATGCCAAGTTACTGACAGATGATTATTCCAAGTTGAATTTAAGTGATCCTGCAGTTGCCGAGACACTTCAGAAATTTGCAGATTTGATAAATGTTTACCATGTCTGCCCATCACCAGCTCAGGCAAAGACATTGCCTGCCCCCGCGGTAGCACTTCAATCAAAGAAAGTCGCAATGGATTATGACGGGCAGTGGATACAGCTTGACTTAGGAGTTGCAAAGACTAATTTCGATGTCGGCGTGCTTCCGAAAATTAAAAGGTGTACTACCACGTTATATGGTGAAGTTGAAGCTATGTTTCAGGGTACAAAGCATTCCGAAGAAGCATTCAAGCTTCTTAAATGGATGACAAATCCTGAAGGTGTTTTGGACTTGGATTCGAGCGGATTGTGGATGCCTTCCAGGAAAGCTTATTACACGGATCCTGAGTTAATAAACAAATGGGTAATAAAACCCGGACATTCCGATGGATTTAAGGATGCAGTTATGAATCAGGCTTTAAATGACAGTGAACCTGACGTAGGATATTATTTAAAAAATGATAATGAGATAATGAATATTATGAATTCTGCATTAGATCAGCTATGGATGGGCAAGAAAACAGCAGCACAGGTGTTAAAGGAAATAGAGCCTAAGGCGCAGGCTGCATATAAAGGCGTTTATGTAAATAAATAG
- a CDS encoding MarR family transcriptional regulator → MEEIGSGISILKMMKQIMDAMKQNIWHQFKVINLTGPQGMLILILAHYGKMKISDLSERLTLSNSTVSGIVDRLEKQGLVERIRSKDDRRVIYVNITSESRKKVEKHHKEIEKRFNSMIQNATPDEIDKIITGLITLKRVFDRQNSTKID, encoded by the coding sequence ATGGAAGAAATAGGTAGCGGAATAAGCATACTCAAAATGATGAAACAGATAATGGATGCCATGAAGCAGAATATCTGGCATCAATTTAAGGTAATAAACCTTACCGGTCCCCAGGGGATGCTTATATTGATTCTGGCACATTACGGTAAGATGAAAATAAGCGATTTAAGCGAAAGGCTTACCCTGTCAAACAGCACCGTATCCGGAATTGTCGACAGGCTTGAAAAGCAGGGACTGGTTGAAAGGATAAGAAGTAAAGATGATAGGAGAGTAATTTATGTAAACATCACGTCGGAGTCAAGAAAAAAAGTTGAAAAGCATCATAAAGAAATCGAAAAAAGATTTAATTCCATGATTCAAAATGCAACACCCGACGAGATCGATAAGATAATCACGGGTTTAATTACTCTCAAAAGGGTATTTGATAGACAAAATAGCACTAAAATTGATTAA
- a CDS encoding chorismate mutase, with product MDDIKKLREEIDSVDTKLVQLFERRMEIVLKIAEYKKLNNMKVFDRSREDEVIKKGIGLLKNEAFKEPTKDFLIDMMKISKDIQHGAYPKKDAK from the coding sequence ATGGATGATATAAAAAAATTAAGGGAAGAAATAGATAGTGTAGACACTAAGCTGGTGCAATTATTTGAAAGGCGTATGGAAATTGTTTTGAAAATTGCAGAATATAAAAAGCTGAATAATATGAAAGTTTTTGATAGGTCAAGAGAGGATGAAGTTATAAAAAAGGGTATCGGGCTTTTGAAAAATGAGGCTTTTAAAGAGCCGACCAAGGATTTCCTTATCGATATGATGAAAATAAGCAAGGATATACAGCATGGCGCATATCCTAAAAAAGACGCAAAGTAG
- a CDS encoding YaiI/YqxD family protein: MKILVDADACPVKERIVKIAKKFKIPIIMFIDTSHELDDGYSKVITVEKAKDSVDFALINKVSKGDIVVTQDYGVATMALSKCARAINQNGLIFTDKNIDKLLYERYVSQKVRRAGGRTRGPAKRTDEDDEKFERAFLSLLNEARSQY, translated from the coding sequence TTGAAAATACTTGTAGACGCTGATGCGTGCCCTGTGAAGGAACGCATTGTAAAAATTGCTAAAAAATTTAAAATACCTATTATAATGTTTATAGATACAAGCCATGAACTGGATGACGGCTATTCAAAAGTTATAACGGTGGAAAAAGCAAAAGATTCGGTGGATTTTGCCCTTATAAATAAGGTATCAAAGGGGGATATAGTAGTTACGCAGGATTATGGTGTCGCAACCATGGCGCTTTCAAAATGTGCAAGGGCCATAAATCAGAATGGACTTATCTTTACAGACAAAAATATAGATAAGCTTTTATATGAAAGGTATGTTTCCCAGAAAGTAAGAAGGGCCGGAGGAAGGACCCGCGGTCCGGCAAAAAGGACGGATGAAGACGACGAAAAGTTTGAAAGGGCTTTTCTAAGCCTTTTGAATGAGGCACGAAGCCAATATTGA
- a CDS encoding 2-oxo acid dehydrogenase subunit E2, giving the protein MVKRKKRFGDRYDGRLIRSADPFFRIIPYVMKTRTDAMVFFDERLDLEPIETYLKMKRYKEKKKMSFLQVAMAALVRTISQKPAVNRFVAGQKIYARNEILISLAVKRELTEDSPETTIKFKFDPTDTIDDVAEKVNVAIEESKKDQTDDTDATAKIIGACPGFIIRFIVWFMGFLDYHRKMPKTIYKASPFHTSIFITDLGSLGIEPVYHHIYNFGTTSIFIAFGTKHKEKVIDKDNNIVERKFINLRIVGDERIVDGFYFASAFKLFKKLMMHPEALEVPPEKVIKDME; this is encoded by the coding sequence ATGGTAAAACGCAAGAAACGCTTTGGCGACAGATATGACGGCAGGCTTATAAGGTCTGCGGATCCGTTTTTTAGGATTATTCCATATGTGATGAAAACAAGAACTGATGCTATGGTTTTTTTCGATGAAAGACTTGATCTGGAACCCATAGAGACGTATTTGAAGATGAAAAGGTATAAGGAAAAAAAGAAGATGAGTTTTCTTCAGGTTGCTATGGCAGCGTTAGTCAGGACAATATCCCAAAAACCTGCTGTAAACCGGTTTGTAGCAGGGCAGAAAATTTATGCAAGAAATGAAATACTGATTTCACTGGCAGTAAAAAGGGAACTTACAGAAGATAGTCCCGAAACCACGATAAAATTTAAATTTGACCCTACAGATACTATTGATGATGTTGCCGAAAAGGTCAATGTCGCCATTGAAGAAAGCAAGAAAGATCAAACAGACGATACAGATGCGACAGCCAAGATAATAGGAGCTTGTCCCGGATTTATAATTAGATTTATCGTATGGTTTATGGGTTTTCTCGATTACCATCGTAAGATGCCAAAAACCATATATAAAGCCAGTCCTTTTCATACAAGCATTTTTATAACCGATTTAGGATCTCTCGGAATCGAGCCCGTATATCATCACATATATAACTTTGGTACTACCTCGATATTTATAGCTTTTGGCACAAAACATAAAGAAAAAGTAATCGATAAAGACAATAATATAGTTGAAAGAAAATTTATCAATTTAAGGATAGTTGGCGATGAAAGGATTGTAGATGGATTCTATTTTGCCAGCGCATTCAAGCTTTTCAAGAAATTAATGATGCATCCTGAAGCGCTGGAAGTGCCGCCTGAAAAAGTCATCAAAGACATGGAATAA
- a CDS encoding histidine kinase, whose product MNLYKRLIEYINNMKFKTKLNATYIILIIVPIMIMSIGYYKRSSDIIIKNAQDNMYKVVRNNTKDIDMKLGMIKDSADAIAIDHDLFTILNHSGTYSGCDLVKLDKTMNNIIYKYFSAYSDIYSAHIVTSYYPFGSSRMFIPLNYFKSRLYKEAVEANGSLKWIATYDFGNMYDLNDFKNIDFEYKYIFSAVKMINCTDIMDNNFTSLPGNIEKPILIINFTTDIFTGIVEMSNPMKGSKYYIFSPEGDTVYSSDISKPPTQQDSRWLTKEITGETGTIKKRINGENLIICYDKSRITGWVSAAVIPVNVLLEDLSKIRSYIFLTGIILIIACIFSANIMSLRMTEPIKKLLVAIKKMGEGDFHIRIEINGKDEIAELVKKFNEMDEKIKNLIEENYVRRIREKESTIMALNIQLNPHFLYNTLNTINWIAIENNQKEISKIIMSLADMLHYTAYNEDELTFFGDDLKWLKNYIYIMQNRFDDKFTVYYDIDPKLNLYKVPKLFLQPFVENSILHGFDSIDTGGILKIRGWVNSIRVCFSVEDNGRGIEKEKGEKMIQHYPENIGIKNVEKRIKLIYGEEYGIRVKSILNKGTKVLIELPIIDGNNTLLQ is encoded by the coding sequence ATGAATTTGTATAAAAGATTGATTGAATACATAAATAATATGAAATTCAAAACAAAATTAAATGCTACGTATATTATCCTGATTATCGTACCTATTATGATCATGAGTATTGGGTATTACAAGAGAAGCTCGGATATTATAATTAAAAACGCACAGGATAATATGTACAAGGTCGTCAGAAACAATACCAAGGATATCGATATGAAATTAGGCATGATTAAAGACAGTGCCGATGCCATAGCAATTGATCATGATCTGTTTACAATACTCAACCATAGCGGTACTTACAGCGGATGTGACCTTGTAAAATTAGACAAGACCATGAACAATATTATATACAAGTATTTTTCTGCTTACTCTGATATATATTCTGCTCATATTGTAACAAGCTATTATCCATTTGGAAGTTCGAGGATGTTTATACCCCTTAATTATTTTAAGTCACGGCTTTATAAAGAAGCGGTTGAAGCCAATGGAAGTTTAAAATGGATAGCGACCTATGATTTTGGAAACATGTATGACCTGAATGATTTTAAAAATATAGATTTCGAATATAAATATATATTTTCTGCGGTTAAGATGATAAACTGTACTGATATTATGGACAACAATTTTACCAGTCTGCCTGGAAATATTGAAAAGCCCATTTTGATAATTAACTTTACTACCGATATATTTACCGGTATTGTAGAAATGTCAAACCCCATGAAGGGATCTAAATATTATATATTTTCTCCGGAGGGAGATACTGTATACAGCTCCGACATATCCAAACCTCCGACACAGCAGGATTCACGATGGCTCACAAAGGAGATTACCGGAGAAACGGGCACCATTAAAAAGAGAATAAACGGAGAAAACCTGATAATCTGTTATGACAAATCCAGAATAACAGGCTGGGTTTCCGCAGCCGTCATACCTGTCAATGTTTTGCTTGAAGATTTATCAAAGATACGATCTTATATTTTTTTAACAGGCATCATCTTGATAATTGCTTGCATATTCTCCGCCAATATTATGTCTCTCAGGATGACAGAACCTATAAAAAAGCTTTTGGTAGCCATTAAGAAAATGGGAGAGGGAGATTTCCACATCAGAATAGAGATAAATGGAAAAGATGAAATCGCAGAACTTGTTAAAAAATTTAATGAGATGGATGAAAAGATAAAAAATCTGATTGAAGAGAATTATGTCAGAAGAATCAGAGAGAAAGAATCTACAATAATGGCATTAAATATCCAGCTTAATCCTCATTTTTTATATAATACTTTAAATACAATCAACTGGATTGCAATAGAAAACAATCAGAAAGAGATAAGCAAAATAATAATGAGCCTTGCTGATATGCTTCATTATACAGCATACAACGAAGATGAGCTTACTTTCTTCGGTGATGACCTAAAATGGCTGAAAAATTATATCTATATTATGCAGAACAGATTTGATGATAAATTTACTGTTTATTATGATATAGATCCAAAATTAAATCTGTATAAAGTTCCCAAATTATTTTTACAGCCGTTTGTCGAGAATTCCATCCTTCACGGATTTGATTCTATAGATACAGGTGGAATATTAAAAATAAGAGGATGGGTTAACAGCATTAGAGTTTGTTTCTCTGTTGAGGATAATGGAAGGGGAATCGAAAAAGAAAAAGGAGAGAAAATGATTCAACATTACCCTGAGAATATAGGGATAAAAAATGTGGAGAAAAGAATTAAACTTATATACGGCGAAGAATATGGAATTCGCGTCAAATCCATATTAAACAAGGGCACTAAAGTTTTAATAGAATTACCTATAATAGATGGAAATAATACACTTTTACAATAA
- a CDS encoding ABC transporter ATP-binding protein, with the protein MFKLAKFIKPFIVMLITAVVLLFVQAMCDLALPDYMSDIVNKGIQQGGILNAVPEAIRKSQMDKLVLFMDPGRKAEVMKDYTLTDKSSPNYSKLAKSYPALSNEPVYILKNIDKSEIERINLTMGKALLTVSGINGLKENAKGGAIPFNNTKLPANTDLFALFAKLPQEQRNSIEQQMNNKFASLGENMVTQSAVPLVKAEYTAIGIKADKIQNRYILNTGFIMLLISLLGAACTIMVAFLSSKISAGVGRNLRKDVFAKVENFSNTEFDKFSTSSLITRTTNDITQIQMLLLIMIRMVFYAPIMGVGGVIRAVGKSTSMSWIIALAVIVLLCLVLIVFSIAMPKFKIIQKLVDRLNLVTRENLSGIMVVRAFNAQKFEEGRFDMANRDLTETNLFVNKIMVFMFPAMMLLMNGVTLLIVWVGAHQIETSSMQVGDMMAFMQYAMQIIFSFLMLSAMFILIPRASVSAQRIDEVLKVEPAIKDPENPRHFQGKIKGTVEFKNVSFRYLGAEEDAIKNISFKALPGKTTAFISSTGSGKTTLVNLIPRFYDVTDGQVLVDGVDVRDVPQHELRDKIGYVPQKGSLFSGTIESNLKYANENAMDEDIKKAAEIAQANGFISEKPDGYESEISQGGTNVSGGQKQRLSIARALVKKPEIYIFDDSFSALDFKTDAALRKALKSQTVSSTVLIIAQRISTIMNADQIIVLDDGKIVGIGKHKELLNNCKTYQEIALSQLTKEELA; encoded by the coding sequence ATGTTTAAACTGGCAAAATTTATAAAACCTTTTATTGTAATGCTCATAACAGCAGTTGTATTGCTTTTCGTGCAGGCTATGTGCGATCTTGCACTTCCCGATTATATGTCCGACATTGTCAACAAGGGAATACAACAGGGAGGTATTCTAAATGCCGTACCTGAAGCAATTAGAAAGAGCCAGATGGATAAACTTGTGCTTTTTATGGATCCTGGCAGAAAAGCAGAAGTCATGAAGGATTATACACTGACGGATAAATCAAGCCCAAATTACAGCAAACTCGCAAAGAGTTATCCTGCACTCTCTAATGAGCCTGTTTATATTCTTAAAAATATCGATAAATCGGAAATCGAGCGTATAAACCTCACAATGGGAAAAGCTCTTCTTACAGTTTCCGGCATAAATGGACTAAAAGAAAATGCAAAAGGAGGAGCGATCCCGTTTAATAACACAAAGCTGCCTGCAAATACGGATCTCTTCGCATTGTTTGCAAAGCTTCCCCAGGAGCAACGCAATTCAATAGAACAGCAGATGAATAATAAATTTGCCTCTCTTGGCGAAAACATGGTTACGCAGTCTGCCGTACCCTTAGTAAAGGCGGAATATACAGCAATCGGCATAAAAGCAGATAAAATTCAAAACAGATATATCCTGAATACGGGATTTATTATGCTTTTGATATCCCTCCTTGGCGCCGCATGTACCATTATGGTGGCTTTTCTATCTTCTAAAATATCAGCCGGCGTAGGACGCAATTTGAGAAAGGATGTATTTGCAAAAGTGGAAAATTTCTCGAATACGGAGTTTGATAAATTCTCAACTTCTTCTCTTATAACCAGGACCACCAATGATATAACGCAGATACAGATGCTTCTTTTGATTATGATAAGGATGGTTTTTTATGCACCTATCATGGGTGTCGGCGGAGTGATCAGGGCTGTTGGAAAGAGCACATCCATGTCATGGATAATCGCTTTAGCCGTTATTGTGCTTTTATGCCTGGTTCTAATAGTGTTTTCGATAGCAATGCCTAAGTTTAAGATTATTCAAAAGCTTGTCGATAGGCTCAACCTGGTTACCCGTGAAAACCTTTCGGGCATAATGGTGGTCAGGGCGTTTAATGCCCAGAAATTTGAAGAGGGCAGATTTGACATGGCAAACCGCGATCTTACTGAAACGAACCTTTTCGTGAACAAGATAATGGTATTCATGTTTCCTGCCATGATGCTTTTAATGAACGGCGTTACGCTTCTTATCGTATGGGTGGGAGCTCACCAGATAGAAACTTCAAGCATGCAGGTAGGTGACATGATGGCATTTATGCAGTATGCCATGCAGATAATTTTTTCGTTTTTAATGCTTTCCGCAATGTTTATATTGATACCGAGAGCTTCCGTATCCGCACAGCGTATAGATGAAGTCCTGAAAGTCGAGCCAGCGATTAAAGATCCGGAAAACCCCAGACATTTTCAGGGAAAAATAAAAGGTACGGTTGAATTTAAAAACGTATCCTTCAGATATCTCGGTGCGGAAGAAGATGCCATAAAAAATATAAGTTTTAAAGCTTTGCCCGGCAAAACCACGGCTTTTATAAGTTCCACGGGTTCCGGCAAGACAACTCTTGTAAACCTGATCCCACGCTTTTACGATGTGACGGACGGCCAGGTACTGGTGGATGGTGTCGATGTCAGGGATGTGCCCCAGCATGAACTCAGGGATAAAATAGGTTATGTTCCTCAAAAAGGTTCCCTCTTCAGCGGAACTATCGAGTCCAATCTAAAATATGCGAACGAAAACGCGATGGATGAGGATATAAAAAAAGCTGCTGAAATCGCCCAGGCCAACGGTTTTATAAGTGAAAAACCTGATGGCTATGAAAGCGAAATATCCCAGGGCGGAACAAACGTTTCGGGAGGTCAGAAGCAGAGACTGTCAATAGCCCGGGCTCTCGTTAAAAAGCCCGAAATATATATATTCGACGACAGCTTCTCGGCTCTCGACTTTAAAACAGATGCTGCACTTAGAAAAGCCTTGAAATCGCAAACAGTATCAAGCACGGTACTCATAATAGCACAGCGTATCTCAACCATAATGAATGCTGACCAGATAATAGTGCTCGATGACGGTAAAATTGTCGGGATAGGGAAGCACAAAGAGCTCCTTAATAACTGCAAGACCTATCAGGAAATAGCTTTATCGCAGCTTACAAAGGAGGAATTGGCATGA